The Desulfobacterales bacterium genomic sequence GTTGCCGTTATCGGGATTGACCCATGACGAGGTTCGGTTGGACACCCCCCGTTCATAGACATGATTAAGTTGTTGACGATCATATTTATCCATTTCATTTCCGACAATGTAGCCGAGCATGGTGCCGACTGCGGCCCCAATCAGGGTGGCCTCGGTGTTATGTCCGATCATCTGGCCGATGAGGGCCCCGCCTGCCGCTCCGCCGACGGCTCCAGTCTGTGCTTTATTCATGTTGGCACAGGAAGTGAGTGCAAACATACAGAGAATTGCCAGTATACTGAGATGTTTCATAGTGACCTCCTACTTGTCATCTTTTAGAGTTTTTGGAAAGTTGCGTTCAGGT encodes the following:
- a CDS encoding glycine zipper domain-containing protein, producing MKHLSILAILCMFALTSCANMNKAQTGAVGGAAGGALIGQMIGHNTEATLIGAAVGTMLGYIVGNEMDKYDRQQLNHVYERGVSNRTSSWVNPDNGNQYNVTPQPAYTDPTTSRVCRKAEIDAVIDGKMDKTYTTACRDENGHWQLQN